Proteins encoded in a region of the Leifsonia sp. PS1209 genome:
- the recF gene encoding DNA replication/repair protein RecF — MRVTHLSLTDFRNYRTAEVSLAAGANLFVGRNGQGKTNLVESLGYLSTLGSHRVSSDQAMIRQGAESAIVRTRIQHDGRELLVELQLNRGSANRAQVNRSAIKTRELPRYFSSVLFAPEDLALVRGEPSIRRRFVDQLLVQRNPRFAGVLSDYERVLKQRNTLLKSARASGVKENQLGTLEIWDERLVALGSELVDARLDLIARLTDPLTTAYRSVAGDDHHPRLIPLLTVRGAEVEDADDGGPADAVTDSSGVATADAFRQALAAVRRKELDRGLTLIGPHRDDVLFELNGLPAKGYASHGESWSFALALKLASAELLRRESNTGDPVLILDDVFAELDQARRRMLATAVEGYEQVLITAAVFDDVPDGLTAHTVRIEAGAVVDGSSENAEKEKGETDG; from the coding sequence TTGAGAGTTACACATCTTTCCCTGACCGACTTCCGCAACTACCGCACGGCGGAAGTGTCGCTTGCGGCCGGCGCGAACCTCTTCGTCGGCCGCAACGGCCAGGGCAAGACGAATCTGGTCGAATCGCTCGGCTACCTGAGCACCCTCGGGTCCCATCGGGTGTCGAGCGACCAGGCCATGATCCGGCAGGGTGCGGAGTCCGCGATCGTGCGCACCCGCATCCAGCACGATGGCAGGGAACTGCTGGTCGAGCTGCAGCTGAACCGCGGTTCGGCCAACCGGGCGCAGGTGAACAGGTCGGCGATCAAGACCCGCGAGCTTCCCCGCTACTTCTCGAGCGTGCTGTTCGCCCCGGAAGACCTGGCGCTGGTGCGAGGCGAGCCGAGCATCCGGCGTCGCTTCGTCGACCAGCTGCTGGTGCAGCGGAACCCGCGGTTCGCCGGGGTGCTGTCGGACTACGAGCGGGTGCTCAAGCAGCGGAACACGCTGCTCAAGTCGGCGCGCGCATCCGGGGTCAAGGAGAACCAGCTCGGAACCCTCGAGATCTGGGACGAGCGGCTGGTCGCACTGGGCTCCGAACTGGTGGATGCGCGGCTCGACCTGATCGCGCGCCTCACCGATCCGCTCACCACCGCCTACCGCTCGGTAGCCGGCGACGATCACCACCCGCGGCTCATCCCGCTGCTGACCGTCCGCGGCGCAGAGGTGGAGGATGCCGACGACGGGGGGCCGGCCGACGCTGTAACCGACTCATCCGGTGTCGCCACGGCCGATGCTTTCCGTCAGGCCCTTGCCGCCGTGCGACGCAAGGAGCTCGACCGCGGGCTCACCCTCATCGGCCCGCACCGCGACGATGTGCTGTTCGAGCTCAACGGGCTCCCGGCGAAGGGCTACGCCAGCCATGGTGAGTCCTGGTCGTTCGCACTCGCCCTGAAGCTCGCATCCGCCGAGCTGCTGAGGCGCGAGTCGAACACCGGCGACCCTGTGCTGATCCTCGACGATGTGTTCGCCGAGCTGGACCAGGCGCGACGTAGGATGCTTGCAACCGCCGTAGAGGGTTACGAGCAGGTGCTCATCACGGCGGCGGTGTTCGACGACGTGCCCGACGGTCTGACCGCGCATACCGTGCGGATCGAAGCGGGAGCCGTCGTGGACGGAAGCTCGGAGAACGCAGAGAAGGAGAAGGGAGAGACCGATGGCTGA
- the gnd gene encoding phosphogluconate dehydrogenase (NAD(+)-dependent, decarboxylating): MHIGLVGLGKMGNNMRARLEKNGIEVTGYDTNPEVSDVATLADLVAALPAPRTVWVMVPAGKITDAVITDLEPLLEKGDLVIDGGNSRFTEDFKHSEQLAPKGIDFMDAGVSGGVWGLDNGYGLMVGGSKDQVERVMPVFDALRPEGPRDEGFVHVGEVGAGHYAKMVHNGIEYALMQAYAEGYELLDTRKDIVKDVTGTFKAWQRGTVVRSWLLDLLVRALEQDPEFEHIEGYVQDSGEGRWTVEEALANAVPVPTISASIFARFVSRQEDSPAMKAVAALRNQFGGHAVKAVD; this comes from the coding sequence ATGCACATCGGCCTCGTCGGTCTCGGAAAAATGGGCAACAACATGCGCGCCCGCCTCGAGAAGAACGGCATCGAGGTGACCGGCTACGACACGAACCCCGAGGTCTCGGACGTCGCCACCCTCGCCGACCTCGTCGCAGCGCTCCCCGCACCGCGCACGGTGTGGGTCATGGTCCCGGCCGGGAAGATCACGGACGCGGTCATCACCGATCTCGAACCGCTCCTCGAAAAGGGCGACCTCGTGATCGACGGCGGCAACTCGCGCTTCACCGAAGACTTCAAGCACTCCGAGCAGCTGGCGCCGAAGGGTATCGACTTCATGGATGCCGGCGTCTCCGGCGGAGTCTGGGGCCTCGACAACGGCTACGGCCTGATGGTCGGCGGCAGCAAAGACCAGGTCGAGCGTGTCATGCCCGTCTTCGACGCACTCCGTCCGGAGGGGCCGCGCGACGAGGGCTTCGTCCACGTGGGCGAGGTCGGCGCTGGGCACTACGCCAAGATGGTGCACAACGGCATCGAGTACGCGCTGATGCAGGCATACGCCGAGGGGTATGAACTCCTCGACACCCGCAAGGACATCGTCAAGGACGTCACCGGCACGTTCAAGGCGTGGCAGCGTGGAACCGTCGTCCGCTCCTGGCTGCTCGACCTGCTGGTGCGCGCGCTGGAGCAGGACCCCGAGTTCGAGCACATCGAGGGATACGTGCAGGACTCCGGCGAGGGTCGCTGGACCGTCGAGGAGGCACTCGCCAACGCGGTGCCCGTCCCCACGATCAGCGCGTCGATCTTCGCGCGGTTCGTCTCGCGCCAGGAGGACTCCCCGGCGATGAAGGCCGTGGCTGCCCTGCGCAACCAGTTCGGCGGTCACGCCGTGAAGGCCGTGGACTAA
- the dnaA gene encoding chromosomal replication initiator protein DnaA has translation MAGGEESISAAWQSVLDSLESDDRITPQLHGFLSLVEPKGIMAGTFYLEVPNEFTRGMIEQRSRVPLLNAIGGLDESLAVNTFAIVVNPEIQQETMAGPTEPADAAYIEAPAQMIAPPTEITAPPRNNDTRLNPKYSFDNFVIGQSNRFAHAAAVAVAEAPAKAYNPLFIYGDSGLGKTHLLHAIGHYAMSLYPGIRVRYVSSEEFTNDFINSIANNRGSSFQARYRNIDILLIDDIQFLQRAVETQEAFFHTFNTLHDHNKQVVITSDLPPKHLTGFEDRMRSRFEWGLITDVQVPDLETRIAILRKKAQSEKIQVPDDILEFMASKVSSNIRELEGTLIRVTAFASLNRTPVDMPLVQTVLKDLITLDDDNVIAPTDIITNTADYFKLTVDDLYGSSRSQAVATARQIAMYLCRELTNLSLPKIGQLFGNRDHTTVMYANKKISELMKERRSIYNQVTELTSRIKQNHRYSK, from the coding sequence ATGGCAGGCGGCGAAGAGTCCATTTCTGCGGCATGGCAGAGCGTGCTCGACTCACTGGAGTCGGACGACCGCATCACACCGCAGCTGCACGGATTCCTCAGCCTGGTCGAGCCCAAAGGCATCATGGCCGGCACCTTCTATCTCGAGGTGCCCAACGAGTTCACCCGCGGGATGATCGAGCAGCGCAGCCGCGTCCCCCTCCTCAACGCCATCGGCGGCCTCGACGAATCGCTCGCGGTCAACACCTTCGCCATCGTGGTCAACCCGGAGATCCAGCAGGAGACGATGGCCGGGCCCACCGAGCCGGCCGACGCCGCATACATCGAGGCTCCTGCGCAGATGATCGCGCCGCCCACCGAGATCACCGCGCCGCCGCGCAACAACGACACACGCCTCAACCCGAAGTACAGCTTCGACAACTTCGTCATCGGCCAGTCCAACCGCTTCGCCCACGCCGCAGCGGTCGCCGTGGCCGAAGCGCCGGCGAAGGCGTACAACCCGCTCTTCATCTACGGCGACTCCGGACTCGGCAAGACCCACCTCCTGCACGCCATCGGCCACTACGCGATGAGCCTCTACCCGGGCATCCGGGTGCGCTACGTCAGTAGTGAGGAGTTCACGAACGACTTCATCAACTCGATCGCGAACAACCGCGGCTCGTCGTTCCAGGCGCGCTACCGCAACATCGACATCCTGCTGATCGACGACATCCAGTTCCTGCAGCGAGCGGTGGAGACCCAGGAAGCCTTCTTCCACACGTTCAACACCCTGCACGACCACAACAAGCAGGTGGTCATCACCAGCGACCTGCCGCCGAAGCACCTCACCGGATTCGAAGACCGGATGCGGTCCCGCTTCGAGTGGGGCCTGATCACAGACGTCCAGGTGCCCGACCTCGAGACGCGCATCGCGATCCTCCGCAAGAAGGCGCAGAGCGAGAAGATCCAGGTACCGGACGACATCCTGGAATTCATGGCGTCGAAGGTATCGAGCAACATCCGTGAGCTCGAGGGCACGCTCATCCGGGTCACCGCATTCGCCAGCCTCAACCGCACGCCTGTGGACATGCCGCTCGTCCAGACCGTGCTCAAAGACCTCATCACGCTCGACGACGACAACGTGATCGCGCCGACGGACATCATCACGAACACGGCCGACTACTTCAAGCTCACCGTTGACGACCTCTATGGGTCGAGCAGGTCGCAGGCAGTCGCCACCGCCCGCCAGATCGCGATGTACCTCTGCCGCGAACTCACGAACCTCTCCCTTCCCAAGATCGGCCAGCTCTTCGGCAACCGCGACCACACCACGGTGATGTACGCGAACAAGAAGATCAGCGAGCTCATGAAGGAGCGTCGCTCGATCTACAACCAGGTGACAGAGCTCACGAGCCGCATCAAGCAGAACCACCGCTACAGCAAGTAG
- the gyrA gene encoding DNA gyrase subunit A translates to MVTDDTAGAGFGVHGRIDQVDLQSEMQRSYLDYAMSVIIGRALPEVRDGLKPVHRRVIYAMFDGGYRPDKAFSKCARVVGDVMGQFHPHGDSAIYDALVRLVQPWSLRYPLALGQGNFGSPGNDGAAAPRYTETKMAPLAMEMVRDIDEETVDFQDNYDGRTQEPAVLPARFPNLLVNGSVGIAVGMATNIPPHNLREVADGALWYLANPDAPREELLEELIKRIKGPDFPTGAQILGVKGIQDTYRTGRGSITMRAVVAIEEIQGRICLVVTELPYQVNPDNLAIKIADLVKDGKIGGIADIRDETSGRTGQRLVIVLKRDAVAKVVLNNLYKHTQLQENFGANMLAIVDNVPRTLALDGFITAWVDHQIEVIVRRTRYRLRKAEERAHILRGYLKALDALDEVIALIRRSPTVDDARTGLKDLLDVDDIQADAILAMQLRRLAALERQKIIDEHDAIEREIADFQAILADPVRQRTIVSDELTEIVDRFGDDRRTEIMFGFDGDMSMEDLIPEEEMVVTVTRGGYIKRTRSDNYRSQHRGGKGVKGAQLRGEDVVDHFFVTTTHHWLLFFSTKGRVYRAKAYELQEAGRDAKGQHVANLLAMQPDEEIAEILDIPDYEAAKYLVLATRDGLIKKTALSEYDTNRSGGIIAIKLREEDELVSALLVDEDSDLLLVSRKGMSIRFTATDEALRPMGRSTSGVIGMHFRGDDTLLDVSVVSDNGYVFVVTEGGYAKRTSVDQYRLQNRGGLGIKVAKLSDDRGDLVGALIVDDDDEVLVVLASGKVVRSSVAEVPAKGRDTMGVVFARFAESDKIIALAKNTERNLDSQEDDEESGDVGKEETVDEQ, encoded by the coding sequence ATCGTGACCGACGACACCGCAGGGGCCGGATTCGGCGTCCACGGCAGGATCGACCAGGTCGATCTGCAGTCCGAGATGCAGCGCTCCTACCTCGACTACGCCATGAGCGTCATCATCGGGCGTGCGCTGCCCGAGGTGCGTGACGGTCTCAAGCCGGTGCACCGCCGCGTGATCTACGCGATGTTCGACGGTGGATACCGTCCGGACAAGGCATTCTCGAAGTGCGCCCGCGTGGTCGGCGACGTGATGGGGCAGTTCCACCCGCACGGCGACTCGGCCATCTACGACGCGCTCGTCCGCCTGGTGCAGCCGTGGAGCCTCCGCTACCCGCTCGCGCTCGGCCAGGGCAACTTCGGTTCCCCCGGCAACGACGGAGCTGCAGCCCCGCGTTACACCGAGACCAAGATGGCCCCGCTCGCCATGGAGATGGTCCGGGACATCGACGAGGAGACCGTCGACTTCCAGGACAACTACGACGGTCGCACCCAGGAGCCGGCGGTCCTCCCCGCCCGCTTCCCGAACCTGCTGGTCAACGGCTCGGTCGGCATCGCGGTCGGCATGGCCACGAACATCCCGCCGCACAACCTCCGCGAGGTCGCCGACGGTGCGTTGTGGTACCTGGCCAACCCGGATGCGCCGCGCGAGGAACTCCTCGAAGAGCTGATCAAGCGCATCAAGGGACCGGACTTCCCGACCGGCGCGCAGATCCTGGGCGTCAAGGGCATCCAGGACACCTACCGCACCGGCCGCGGCTCGATCACGATGCGTGCCGTCGTGGCGATCGAGGAGATCCAGGGCCGCATCTGCCTGGTGGTCACCGAACTGCCGTACCAGGTGAATCCGGACAACCTGGCGATCAAGATCGCCGACCTGGTCAAGGACGGCAAGATCGGCGGCATCGCCGACATCCGCGACGAGACCTCCGGCCGCACAGGCCAGCGCCTCGTGATCGTGCTGAAGCGGGATGCTGTCGCCAAGGTCGTGCTGAACAACCTGTACAAGCACACGCAGCTGCAGGAGAACTTCGGCGCGAACATGCTCGCGATCGTGGACAACGTGCCCCGCACGCTCGCCCTCGACGGCTTCATCACCGCGTGGGTCGACCACCAGATCGAGGTCATCGTCCGGCGCACGCGCTACCGTCTGCGCAAGGCGGAGGAGCGGGCGCACATCCTGCGCGGCTACCTCAAGGCACTGGATGCGCTCGACGAGGTCATCGCGCTCATCCGCCGGTCGCCCACGGTGGACGACGCCCGCACCGGCCTGAAAGACCTCCTCGACGTCGACGACATCCAGGCGGACGCCATCCTCGCGATGCAGCTGCGCCGCCTGGCCGCCCTCGAACGTCAGAAGATCATCGACGAGCACGACGCGATCGAGCGTGAGATCGCCGACTTCCAGGCCATCCTCGCCGACCCGGTGCGCCAGCGCACGATCGTCAGCGACGAGCTCACCGAGATCGTCGACCGCTTCGGCGACGACCGCCGCACCGAGATCATGTTCGGCTTCGACGGCGACATGAGCATGGAAGACCTCATCCCCGAAGAGGAGATGGTGGTCACGGTCACCCGCGGCGGCTACATCAAGCGCACCCGCAGCGACAATTACCGCTCCCAGCACCGCGGTGGCAAGGGCGTCAAGGGCGCCCAGCTGCGCGGCGAGGACGTGGTCGACCACTTCTTCGTCACCACCACGCACCACTGGCTGCTGTTCTTCTCGACCAAGGGCCGCGTCTACCGCGCCAAGGCGTACGAGCTGCAGGAGGCCGGGCGCGACGCCAAGGGCCAGCACGTCGCCAACCTGCTCGCCATGCAGCCGGATGAGGAGATCGCCGAGATCCTCGACATCCCCGACTACGAGGCGGCGAAGTACCTGGTGCTCGCCACCCGCGACGGCCTGATCAAGAAGACGGCGCTCAGCGAGTACGACACCAACCGCTCCGGCGGCATCATCGCGATCAAGCTGCGCGAGGAGGACGAGCTCGTCTCCGCACTGCTCGTGGACGAGGACTCCGACCTGCTCCTCGTCTCCCGCAAGGGCATGTCGATCCGGTTCACCGCGACCGACGAGGCGCTGCGCCCGATGGGCCGGTCCACCTCCGGTGTGATCGGGATGCACTTCCGCGGCGACGACACCCTGCTCGACGTATCCGTCGTCTCCGACAACGGATACGTGTTCGTGGTGACAGAGGGAGGGTACGCGAAGCGCACCTCCGTCGACCAGTACCGCCTGCAGAACCGCGGCGGTCTGGGCATCAAGGTCGCGAAACTGAGCGACGACAGGGGCGACCTGGTCGGCGCGCTGATCGTGGATGACGACGACGAGGTCCTTGTGGTTCTTGCCAGCGGCAAGGTGGTACGCTCCTCCGTGGCCGAGGTACCCGCCAAGGGCCGCGACACGATGGGTGTCGTCTTTGCACGTTTTGCCGAGTCCGACAAGATCATCGCTCTGGCCAAGAACACCGAACGAAACCTTGATTCTCAGGAAGATGACGAAGAATCTGGTGACGTCGGGAAGGAAGAAACCGTAGATGAGCAGTAG
- a CDS encoding DciA family protein, producing the protein MAEQRASLDPAPLSDASATYLRMRELFGGAPTTRSRRVKKKDVDPSASQPFGKGRDPRGLGDVVDALAVQLGWVSPLAQSDLLEGWLELAGEETAKHATPEGITDGVLTVRCESTAWATQLRIMRSDLLARIADRFPDADIQSIRFQGPDAPSWKRGPRSIPGRGPRDTYG; encoded by the coding sequence ATGGCTGAGCAGAGGGCATCGCTCGACCCGGCTCCGCTTTCGGATGCGTCCGCCACCTATCTCAGGATGCGCGAGCTCTTCGGCGGTGCACCCACCACCCGCAGCCGTCGTGTCAAGAAGAAGGACGTCGACCCGTCCGCGAGCCAGCCGTTCGGGAAGGGCCGCGACCCCCGCGGACTCGGAGACGTGGTGGATGCGCTCGCCGTGCAGCTCGGCTGGGTCTCGCCGCTGGCTCAGTCCGACCTCCTCGAGGGATGGCTCGAACTGGCCGGCGAGGAGACCGCGAAGCACGCGACTCCGGAGGGCATCACCGACGGCGTGCTCACCGTGCGCTGCGAATCGACGGCGTGGGCGACGCAGCTGCGGATCATGCGCTCCGACCTGCTCGCGAGGATCGCGGATCGGTTCCCGGATGCGGACATCCAGTCGATCCGTTTTCAAGGCCCAGACGCCCCCTCCTGGAAAAGAGGCCCCAGGTCGATTCCAGGGCGTGGCCCGCGCGATACTTACGGTTGA
- the gyrB gene encoding DNA topoisomerase (ATP-hydrolyzing) subunit B — MTMEPSKAESEHDYGANEIQVLEGLEAVRKRPGMYIGSTGPRGLHHLVQEIVDNSVDEALAGHADNIDVTILADGGVRVVDNGRGIPVDIHPVEGKSTVEVVLTILHAGGKFGGGGYAVSGGLHGVGSSVVNALSSRLDVEVSRQGNVYRQSYRNGVPQAPLEMGEETDATGTTITFWPSPDTFESIVFDYDTLRTRFQQMAFLNKGLRIALTDERLEEGQEEPRSEVFLYEQGLIDYVHYLNSAKKAEVVHDEIIAFESEDTERKIALEVAMQWTTSYNESVFTYANTINTHEGGTHEEGFRAALTTLVNRYAREKNILKEKDDNLSGDDVREGLTAVISVKLSEPQFEGQTKTKLGNTEAKAFVQKVVGDQLGDWFDRNPNQAKEIIRKALQAATARLAARKARETARRKGLLEGGGMPGKLKDCQSKDPSISEIFIVEGDSAGGSAVQGRNPETQAILPLRGKILNVEKARLDRALANNEVQAMITAFGAGIGEDFNPEKARYHKIVLMADADVDGQHITTLLLTLLFRYMRPLIELGYVYLAQPPLYRLKWTNAEHEYVYSDRERDAFLAEGIAAGKRIPKDNGVQRYKGLGEMDYKELWETTMSPETRTLLQVTLDDAAAADEIFATLMGEDVESRRNFIQKNAKDVRFLDI, encoded by the coding sequence ATGACGATGGAACCGAGCAAGGCTGAGTCGGAACACGACTACGGCGCCAATGAGATCCAGGTTCTCGAAGGTCTCGAAGCCGTACGCAAACGACCCGGAATGTACATCGGTTCGACCGGTCCCCGTGGACTCCACCACCTCGTGCAGGAGATCGTCGACAACTCCGTCGACGAGGCACTGGCCGGTCACGCCGACAACATCGATGTGACGATCCTCGCCGACGGTGGCGTGCGCGTCGTCGACAACGGTCGCGGCATCCCGGTCGACATCCACCCCGTCGAGGGCAAGTCGACCGTCGAGGTCGTCCTCACGATCCTGCACGCCGGCGGAAAGTTCGGAGGCGGCGGATACGCGGTCTCCGGTGGTCTGCACGGCGTCGGCAGCTCCGTGGTGAACGCACTGTCCTCCCGGCTCGACGTCGAGGTCAGCCGCCAGGGCAACGTCTACCGCCAGAGCTACCGCAACGGTGTTCCGCAGGCTCCGCTCGAGATGGGCGAGGAGACGGATGCGACGGGTACGACCATCACGTTCTGGCCGAGCCCGGACACCTTCGAATCGATCGTCTTCGACTACGACACCCTACGCACCCGTTTCCAGCAGATGGCGTTCCTCAACAAGGGGCTTCGTATCGCGCTGACGGACGAGCGCCTCGAAGAAGGGCAGGAGGAGCCGCGCTCCGAGGTCTTCCTCTACGAGCAGGGCCTGATCGACTACGTGCACTACCTCAACTCCGCCAAGAAGGCCGAGGTCGTGCACGACGAGATCATCGCGTTCGAGTCGGAGGACACCGAGCGCAAGATCGCGCTCGAGGTCGCGATGCAGTGGACGACGAGCTACAACGAGAGCGTGTTCACGTACGCGAACACGATCAACACACACGAGGGCGGAACGCACGAAGAGGGTTTCCGTGCCGCACTCACCACGCTGGTGAACCGGTACGCGCGTGAGAAGAACATCCTGAAGGAGAAGGACGACAACCTCTCCGGCGACGACGTGCGCGAGGGTCTCACCGCCGTCATCTCCGTGAAGCTGTCCGAGCCGCAGTTCGAGGGCCAGACGAAGACCAAGCTCGGCAATACCGAGGCGAAGGCGTTCGTGCAGAAGGTCGTCGGCGATCAGCTCGGCGACTGGTTCGATCGCAACCCCAACCAGGCCAAGGAGATCATCCGCAAGGCGCTGCAGGCTGCGACCGCCAGGCTCGCCGCCCGCAAGGCCCGCGAGACCGCACGCCGCAAGGGGCTGCTCGAGGGCGGCGGGATGCCCGGCAAGCTCAAGGACTGCCAGTCCAAGGATCCGTCGATCTCCGAGATCTTCATCGTCGAGGGAGACTCGGCAGGCGGCTCGGCCGTGCAGGGCCGCAACCCGGAGACGCAGGCGATCCTCCCGCTCCGCGGCAAGATCCTGAACGTGGAGAAGGCGCGACTCGATCGCGCCCTCGCCAACAACGAGGTCCAGGCCATGATCACGGCGTTCGGCGCCGGCATCGGCGAGGACTTCAACCCCGAGAAGGCGCGCTATCACAAGATCGTGCTGATGGCGGATGCCGACGTCGACGGCCAGCACATCACGACGCTGCTGCTGACGCTCCTCTTCCGCTACATGCGCCCGCTGATCGAGCTCGGCTACGTCTACCTCGCGCAGCCGCCGCTCTACCGGCTCAAGTGGACGAACGCCGAGCACGAGTACGTCTACTCCGACCGGGAGCGCGACGCGTTCCTGGCCGAGGGGATCGCGGCGGGCAAGCGCATCCCGAAGGACAACGGCGTGCAGCGCTACAAGGGTCTCGGCGAGATGGACTACAAGGAGCTGTGGGAGACCACGATGAGCCCCGAGACCCGCACGCTGCTGCAGGTCACCCTCGACGACGCGGCCGCCGCAGACGAGATCTTCGCCACGCTGATGGGCGAGGACGTCGAATCGCGCCGTAATTTCATCCAGAAGAACGCGAAGGACGTGCGTTTCCTTGACATCTGA
- a CDS encoding DUF3566 domain-containing protein has product MSSSVAEKLAKKSSRRPVSAKQVRLKLVYIDFWSTVKLSFLAGICLAIIAIVGTFLVWTVLDRTGIFDQINSLFKDISGAGGSDLKSILGLGQVMGFSLVVGILDIIVITALGAVFALLYNLSVKITGGLLVGFTNN; this is encoded by the coding sequence ATGAGCAGTAGTGTTGCCGAAAAGCTCGCCAAGAAGTCATCCCGGAGACCCGTGTCCGCTAAGCAGGTGCGACTCAAGCTGGTGTACATCGACTTCTGGTCGACCGTGAAGCTGTCGTTCCTGGCCGGGATCTGCCTGGCGATAATCGCGATCGTCGGAACGTTCCTGGTGTGGACGGTCCTCGACCGCACGGGGATCTTCGACCAGATCAACAGCCTGTTCAAGGACATCTCGGGCGCAGGAGGAAGCGACCTCAAGTCGATCCTCGGCCTCGGCCAGGTGATGGGCTTCTCGCTCGTCGTCGGGATCCTCGACATCATCGTGATCACCGCGCTCGGCGCTGTCTTCGCCCTGCTGTACAACCTCTCTGTGAAGATCACCGGCGGCCTGCTCGTCGGCTTCACGAACAACTAG
- the dnaN gene encoding DNA polymerase III subunit beta: MKFQANRDVFSEAVSFAVKLLPQRTTLPILSGVLIETTETGLQLSSFDYEVSAQTEIAAEVEEPGRVLVSGRLLAEIASKLPNAPVQFSTEDSKIVVRAGSANFTLLSMPVEEYPSIPQVSGDAGLVPAEEFAEAVAQVGVAASRDDVTPVITGVQLEVGDNTLGLVATDRYRVAVREINWDNGTTSGEPVTALVPARTLTEIGKTLGHSGTIAVSITNRDDRELIAFTADKKTVTSLLIKGNFPPVRRLFPEQVDNYAVINTAELIEATRRVSLVLEREAALRYTFSADGLTLEAIGSEQAQASESIDALLTGQETVVSLKPQFLLDGLGAVHSEFVRISFTKTENPNKPGPVLITSQTSKDQAGADNYKYLLQPNLLLR, encoded by the coding sequence GTGAAGTTCCAAGCCAACCGGGATGTATTCAGTGAAGCCGTCTCCTTCGCCGTGAAGCTCCTTCCCCAGAGGACGACGCTCCCCATCCTGAGTGGTGTGCTGATCGAGACGACCGAGACGGGACTGCAGCTTTCGTCGTTCGACTACGAAGTCTCCGCACAGACCGAGATCGCGGCCGAGGTCGAAGAACCGGGTCGTGTGCTCGTCTCCGGGCGCCTCCTGGCCGAGATCGCATCGAAGCTTCCGAATGCTCCCGTGCAGTTCTCGACAGAGGACTCCAAGATCGTCGTCCGCGCCGGATCGGCCAACTTCACCCTGCTCTCCATGCCGGTCGAGGAATATCCGAGCATCCCGCAGGTCAGCGGGGATGCAGGGCTCGTCCCGGCCGAAGAGTTCGCCGAGGCCGTCGCTCAGGTCGGGGTTGCAGCATCCAGGGACGACGTCACCCCGGTCATCACCGGCGTGCAGCTCGAAGTCGGCGACAACACGCTCGGCCTCGTGGCCACGGACCGCTACCGCGTGGCCGTCCGGGAGATCAACTGGGACAACGGCACCACCTCGGGCGAGCCCGTCACCGCGCTGGTTCCCGCGCGCACCCTCACCGAGATCGGTAAGACGCTCGGCCACAGCGGCACCATCGCCGTCTCGATCACGAACAGGGACGACCGCGAGCTGATCGCGTTCACGGCAGACAAGAAGACCGTCACCTCCCTGCTGATCAAGGGCAACTTCCCGCCCGTGCGCCGGCTCTTCCCCGAGCAGGTCGACAACTACGCGGTCATCAACACCGCCGAGCTCATCGAGGCGACCAGGCGTGTCTCCCTCGTGCTCGAGCGCGAGGCCGCCCTCCGTTACACCTTCTCCGCCGACGGGCTGACGCTCGAAGCCATCGGTTCGGAGCAGGCTCAAGCATCCGAGAGCATCGACGCTCTCCTCACTGGCCAGGAAACGGTGGTTTCGTTGAAGCCGCAGTTCCTGCTCGATGGTCTCGGTGCCGTGCACTCGGAATTCGTGCGCATTTCCTTCACCAAGACCGAAAACCCCAACAAGCCCGGTCCTGTGCTGATCACGAGCCAGACGTCAAAGGACCAGGCAGGCGCGGACAACTACAAGTACCTCCTGCAGCCCAACCTGCTGCTCAGGTAA
- a CDS encoding Lrp/AsnC family transcriptional regulator, with translation MTANPPYVTDSVDDALLAELQRDGRQSIAELARRVHMSNSAVAERVRRLEEAGVIGGYRALIDPERLGYGILAFLRLRYPSSVYTPLHDLLADTPEVVEAHHVTGDDCFILKVVATSMRHLEQVSGKIGTLGSVTTSVSYSSPFPTRPIVPPAG, from the coding sequence ATGACCGCGAATCCCCCATACGTGACCGATTCGGTCGACGACGCCCTGCTCGCCGAGCTGCAGCGCGACGGCCGCCAGTCCATCGCCGAGCTGGCGCGGCGGGTACACATGTCGAACTCCGCGGTGGCCGAACGGGTGCGCCGCCTGGAGGAGGCCGGAGTGATCGGCGGCTACCGGGCGCTGATCGACCCGGAACGCCTCGGCTACGGCATCCTCGCGTTCCTGCGTCTGCGCTACCCGAGCAGCGTGTACACGCCGCTGCACGACCTGCTCGCGGACACGCCGGAGGTCGTGGAGGCGCACCACGTCACCGGAGACGACTGCTTCATCCTGAAGGTGGTTGCCACCTCGATGCGGCACCTCGAACAGGTGAGCGGCAAGATCGGAACCCTCGGCAGCGTGACGACGAGCGTCTCGTACTCGAGCCCGTTCCCGACGCGGCCGATCGTGCCGCCGGCGGGCTGA